One Thermicanus aegyptius DSM 12793 DNA segment encodes these proteins:
- a CDS encoding radical SAM protein — protein sequence MNLVYSDKENRVYESEEWFAVGRSGDRFIEILEEDLIPLPEGATLVAIPNTRPMGMDPGTGEFTPLDGEVNAVGALLPQGYTRLLLPAYLKRDRKELLPLFGYTAVVWKEGKFYVAAMRSDEPERWNPLRFPMGEIERKVVELTGKYAENRLVRHLSHCALEYECLTAANTFYGRWEGAVPISSSCNAGCYGCISEQKPESGFPSAQTRLTFRPTLEEVVEVMLHHLKTPESIISFGQGCEGEPSTQAPLVIEAIRAVREKTSMGYINMNTNGGLTEQIKGIVDAGLDLMRVSTISAIPEHYNAYYRPRGYTLENVEKTLRYAADHGVYTSINYLIFPGVMDREEEVEAMIRFAQRTRLKRIQLRNLNIDPDAYLSLIPPAKGELLGVKEAVRILAEEIPGIAIGSYTHPPLTT from the coding sequence ATGAATCTGGTTTACAGCGATAAAGAAAATCGGGTGTATGAATCGGAAGAATGGTTTGCCGTCGGGAGAAGTGGTGATCGCTTCATAGAGATCCTGGAGGAGGATTTAATTCCCTTGCCGGAAGGAGCCACGTTGGTCGCCATTCCAAACACCCGCCCGATGGGAATGGATCCCGGGACTGGGGAATTTACCCCCTTAGACGGAGAGGTGAATGCGGTTGGGGCCCTTCTGCCTCAAGGGTATACTCGGCTTCTTCTCCCCGCCTATCTAAAACGGGACCGAAAGGAACTCCTTCCCCTGTTCGGTTATACGGCGGTCGTCTGGAAAGAAGGAAAATTTTATGTGGCAGCCATGCGAAGCGATGAACCGGAGAGATGGAATCCCTTGCGTTTCCCTATGGGAGAAATAGAGCGTAAGGTGGTAGAGCTTACCGGAAAATATGCGGAAAATCGGCTCGTTCGTCACTTAAGCCATTGTGCATTGGAATATGAGTGCTTAACCGCCGCCAACACCTTTTACGGTCGTTGGGAGGGAGCGGTCCCTATCTCTTCCTCCTGTAATGCAGGATGTTATGGCTGTATCTCCGAGCAAAAACCGGAAAGCGGTTTTCCCTCGGCCCAAACCCGCCTCACCTTTCGCCCTACTCTGGAAGAGGTGGTGGAAGTGATGCTCCATCACCTTAAAACTCCGGAGTCCATCATCAGCTTTGGACAGGGCTGTGAGGGAGAACCCTCCACCCAAGCTCCCCTCGTCATTGAGGCGATCCGAGCGGTTCGGGAAAAGACCTCCATGGGGTATATCAACATGAACACCAATGGCGGGTTGACGGAGCAGATTAAGGGGATCGTCGATGCAGGGCTTGATCTAATGCGAGTCAGCACCATCAGTGCCATCCCCGAACATTATAATGCCTACTATCGTCCCCGGGGGTATACATTGGAGAATGTGGAGAAGACCCTTCGCTACGCTGCGGACCATGGGGTCTATACCTCCATCAATTATTTAATCTTTCCCGGGGTCATGGACAGGGAGGAGGAGGTAGAGGCGATGATACGGTTTGCCCAAAGAACGCGTTTGAAAAGAATTCAACTTAGGAATTTAAATATTGATCCCGATGCGTATCTCTCCCTCATCCCTCCTGCCAAAGGGGAACTTTTGGGAGTAAAAGAGGCCGTTCGGATTCTGGCTGAGGAAATACCGGGAATCGCCATCGGCTCTTACACCCATCCGCCACTAACGACCTAA
- a CDS encoding M23 family metallopeptidase, translating to MPNFQISPRSERRAHIASRFPIQVKLQAPPVTDMGPSYEYGGGTSPPINVPKEKEITTASLQISNPARVPSFAWPIVEPELSSLFGPRWGKYHYGIDVISRDGDTEIKAAKTGRVVKSERTSGGYGNLIILDHGDGVFTYYAHLSKRYAKEGELIRAGEVLGIMGDTGRTKGVHLHFEIRKDHLPVNPLNLLP from the coding sequence GTGCCTAATTTTCAGATCTCACCACGCTCTGAGCGAAGGGCCCATATCGCATCCCGTTTTCCCATACAGGTCAAGCTGCAGGCCCCCCCTGTAACCGATATGGGGCCCTCATATGAATATGGCGGGGGTACATCTCCTCCCATCAACGTCCCTAAGGAAAAAGAAATCACCACAGCCTCGTTGCAGATTTCCAATCCGGCCCGCGTTCCCTCATTTGCATGGCCGATTGTAGAACCTGAATTATCCAGTCTCTTTGGACCCCGGTGGGGAAAGTATCATTATGGGATCGACGTCATCAGCCGAGATGGAGACACGGAGATTAAGGCGGCCAAGACGGGGAGGGTGGTGAAATCGGAACGGACTTCGGGAGGATACGGTAACCTGATCATCCTGGACCATGGCGATGGCGTATTTACCTATTACGCCCACTTAAGCAAACGTTATGCCAAAGAAGGGGAGCTCATCCGTGCAGGAGAGGTGCTGGGCATCATGGGAGATACCGGCCGTACGAAGGGGGTACATCTTCACTTCGAAATCCGGAAAGATCACCTGCCTGTAAATCCGTTGAACCTCCTGCCCTAA
- the rho gene encoding transcription termination factor Rho, which produces MGEEWRLNDLEELNVKELYKIAREYEISYSGLKKRELILAILKAQAEKLGFMFMEGILETMPEGFGFLRPLGYIPSPEDVYLSNSQIRRFDLRTGDKVSGKARPPKENERYFSMLKIEAVNGEVPESAVERLHFPALTPLYPKKRFTLETTPDKLSTRIIDLLSPVGFGQRGLIVAPPKAGKTVLLKEIANSIATNYPDVELIVLLIDERPEEVTDMQRSVRGEVISSTFDEVPENHIKVAELVLERAMRLVEHKKDVVILLDSITRLARAYNLVIPPSGRTLSGGIDPAAFHRPKRFFGAARNVEEGGSLTILATALIETGSRMDDVIYEEFKGTGNMELHLDRKLAERRIFPAIELRRSGTRKEELLLPKEDLEKIWAIRKAFVANEDFTEQFLRKLAETKSNREFLDMIEIKTKRVRISSSPAETSPLTPSPSSEV; this is translated from the coding sequence ATGGGTGAGGAATGGCGATTAAATGATTTAGAAGAGTTAAATGTTAAGGAACTCTATAAGATTGCCAGGGAATATGAAATCAGCTACTCAGGATTAAAGAAAAGAGAGCTCATTCTGGCCATCTTAAAGGCACAAGCTGAAAAATTAGGATTTATGTTTATGGAAGGAATATTGGAGACAATGCCCGAGGGCTTTGGGTTCCTACGTCCCCTCGGGTATATCCCCAGTCCGGAAGATGTTTACCTCTCCAATTCCCAAATCCGACGTTTCGACTTGCGAACCGGGGATAAGGTATCGGGGAAGGCGAGGCCCCCGAAGGAGAATGAACGTTATTTTAGCATGCTTAAGATTGAAGCGGTAAATGGCGAAGTCCCGGAAAGCGCGGTAGAACGCCTCCATTTCCCCGCATTAACTCCCCTCTATCCTAAGAAACGCTTCACCCTTGAAACCACTCCCGATAAATTATCCACGCGTATCATCGATCTTCTCTCCCCCGTCGGTTTTGGGCAGCGGGGATTGATCGTCGCTCCTCCTAAAGCAGGGAAGACGGTTCTCTTAAAAGAGATTGCCAACAGCATCGCCACCAACTATCCGGATGTGGAACTGATTGTCCTTCTCATCGACGAACGTCCGGAAGAGGTTACCGATATGCAGCGGTCCGTGCGGGGGGAAGTGATTAGCTCCACCTTCGATGAAGTGCCGGAGAATCACATCAAGGTGGCTGAACTGGTCTTGGAGCGGGCGATGCGCCTGGTGGAGCATAAAAAAGACGTGGTGATTCTCCTCGACAGCATTACACGCCTTGCCAGGGCATACAATCTCGTCATCCCTCCCAGCGGCAGAACTTTATCGGGGGGGATTGACCCTGCCGCATTTCACCGTCCCAAGCGCTTTTTTGGGGCGGCCAGAAATGTGGAGGAAGGAGGGAGCCTCACCATCCTTGCAACAGCCCTCATCGAGACGGGTTCCCGCATGGATGATGTCATTTATGAAGAATTTAAAGGCACAGGGAACATGGAACTTCATTTAGATCGTAAATTGGCGGAACGGCGCATTTTCCCCGCCATTGAGCTTAGACGTTCGGGAACGAGAAAGGAAGAACTTCTCCTGCCGAAGGAGGATTTGGAAAAAATCTGGGCGATACGCAAAGCCTTCGTCGCCAATGAAGATTTCACCGAACAGTTTCTCCGGAAATTGGCGGAGACGAAGAGCAATCGGGAATTTCTGGACATGATTGAGATCAAGACCAAAAGGGTAAGAATCTCTTCCTCCCCTGCCGAAACTTCCCCACTTACCCCTTCACCATCTTCGGAGGTTTGA